A region of Schistosoma mansoni strain Puerto Rico chromosome 1, complete genome DNA encodes the following proteins:
- a CDS encoding putative yeast nucleolar complex — MVKTWSEDEDSRRLLAFLNLIKALSLKRECAGLCIKLMFVAFVRNCKFVLASNIAQINLMRECLLELFGKNLDDAYIHAFVYTRQLAITLRKAYISKNKEDIQSVANWQFVCSLRLWCDFTSRYADVHALIKSLIHPLSQLVYGTIKLNKGQRWLPLHFHCISMLHNMAGVPVLCEANLSEGKQTLVENNDLRLPLTGRALSSDNRLLIPTLPILLDVFQLVNFNQRSGRVSNAPLDLRLLLHFTPSQLRETASNDAIISWLFDLLAECMALHANSIVFPEYSLPFITEVKQFLHVCRVAGFCRQMKALMTKVREHSEWIIKCRRRVRNLASRNEILNIESTCTFIDNSNKLLPFWQFYVQHKQIRFNELNRLTESNKKEPMPNTDYNLNKPKSESDSSNSDSEHSDSSYDIDDGRTVTHVSKSKSWAENKKRKNQRTIERGIIKKEEPNKSMLNTDESDESDFDFEAALMDEDDKSVNNCDLDELPDFELEGVSTDEYSDREDELSNDVDNDSENSDGNSDIEMTDLSKSLKISKKQQKAKTTKEKANSHVVPKQLILKMKKSVNSTGKPKKSKVTNTTSIKSLKLTRNKQDLKKKKAETK, encoded by the exons ATGGTTAAAACATGGAGTGAAGATGAAGATTCACGAAGACTCCTGGCCTTccttaacctcataaaggcccTTTCATTAAAAAGGGAATGCGCTGGCTTGTGTATCAAACTTATGTTTGTCGCCTTTGTTAGAAATTGTAAATTCGTCTTGGCGTCGAACATTGCTCAGATCAACTTGATGCGTGAGTGCCTCTTGGAGCTATTCGGTAAGAATTTGGACGATGCATATATACATGCTTTTGTCTACACTCGACAACTTGCGATAACCCTAAGAAAGGCATATATTTCCAAGAATAAA GAAGATATTCAGTCTGTGGCTAACTGGCAGTTTGTTTGTAGCCTTCGCCTATGGTGCGATTTCACTTCAAGATATGCAGATGTACATGCTTTGATAAAGTCACTTATTCATCCACTAAGTCAACTGGTATATGGAACAATCAA GTTAAATAAAGGTCAACGTTGGTTACCGTTGCATTTTCATTGCATTTCTATGCTTCATAACATGGCTGGAGTTCCTGTTCTATGTGAAGCAAATTTGTCAGAAGGGAAGCAAACGTTAGTGGAAAATAACGATCTCCGTCTGCCACTAACTGGCAGAGCTTTATCTTCCGATAATCGTTTATTAATACCTACTTTACCAATATTGTTAGATGTATTTCAACTAGTTAACTTTAATCAACGATCTGGACGTGTTTCAAATGCTCCCTTAGATTTACGCTTGTTGCTTCACTTCACACCTAGTCAATTACGTGAAACCGCATCGAATGATGCAATCATTAGTTGGCTATTTGATTTATTAGCAGAATGTATGGCATTGCATGCAAATTCAATTGTTTTTCCAGAGTATTCACTGCCTTTTATCACCGAG gtAAAACAATTCTTACATGTTTGTCGCGTAGCCGGTTTTTGTAGACAAATGAAAGCTTTAATGACTAAAGTACGTGAACATTCAGAATGGATTATTAAATGTCGAAGGCGTGTCCGTAATCTAGCTAGTAGGAATGAAATA CTAAACATTGAGTCGACGTGTACTTTTATTGATAATTCAAACAAGCTTCTACCATTCTGGCAATTCTATGTACAACATAAACAAATTCGTTTTAACGAGTTGAATCGCTTAACTGAGAGTAATAAAAAAGAA CCTATGCCAAATACAGACTACAATTTAAATAAACCAAAATCAGAATCTGACAGTTCCAACTCTGACTCTGAGCATAGTGATTCGTCCTATGATATTGATGATGGTAGAACAGTAACCCATGTATCTAAGTCCAAAAGTTGGgcagaaaataaaaaaaggaaaaaccaAAGAACCATTGAGAGAGGAATTAT TAAGAAGGAGGAACCTAACAAATCTATGCTAAACACCGATGAAAGCGATGAGAGTGACTTTGATTTTGAAGCTGCTCTAATGGATGAAGATGATAAAAGTGTGAATAATTGTGATCTGGATGAATTACCAGATTTTGAATTAGAAGGTGTCTCCACCGATGAGTACAGCGATAGGGAGGATGAGTTATCAAATGATGTTGATAATGACTCAGAGAATTCCGATGGTAATTCTGATATTGAAATGACTGACTTATCAAAATCTTTAAAGATTTCTAAGAAACAACAAAAAGCAAAGACAACAAAAGAAAAGGCTAATAGCCATGTAGTACCTAAACAGCTAATACTTAAAATGAAAAAATCTGTCAACAGTACTGGGAAACCGAAAAAATCAAAAGTTACCAATACAACTTCAATTAAATCGTTGAAATTGACTAGAAACAAAcaggatttaaaaaaaaagaaggcTGAGACGAAATAG